The genome window CCAGCCAGACGAAGACCAGGAAGAGCATGTAGGCCCGTCCGCTGATATGGATGCGGACGACTTCGATGATGGAGGTGGCGCGGTGGCGGACGGAGGCGACGAGGGCTCCGAGGTCGTGGACGCCGCCGATGAAGATCGAGCCGATGAGGATCCAGAGGAGGGCGGGGAGCCAGCCGAAGGAGACGCCGGCGAGGATGGGGCCGACGATGGGTCCGGCGGCGGCGATGGCGGAGAAGTGCTGGCTGAGGAGGGGTGCGGGCTCGCAGGGGACGTAGTCGAGGTCATCCCGCAGGGTGACGGCGGGGGTTTCTGTCTGTTCGTTGAGTTGGAACAGGCGGCTGAGGAGCCGTCCGTAGGTGAAGTAGGCCACGGTCAGGATGACCGCGGATGCCAGAACGATGGCCTGCATTTCCATATCGTGATGCCCGGAAGGGTGAGTCGCTGGGTTCAGTGTATCGACTTCGGGGAGCGTGGGCACGATGGTGGAAGGTGGCTGAAGCCCATCTCACCGGGTCCAGGGGCACCCTGGTGGGGAGTGCAGAGGGGCCTGTGTTGTTTTCCTGGCCCCTTTGCCCGCCGGAGGCCTGGCCGTCGAGAGATCTCGGAAGGAGCGCGTGTCCAAGCGCGGACAACGTGTCGTATGCCCCCTCACCAACCCGCCGCGACTGCAAAGCGAACGTTGAGTCCCCAACGCCGGTCCCACAAAGGGGATATCCGTTGTTTACCACGGTTCCTCACAGGAGTGCCTCCGGCGGCAAGGGGTGACCCCCTTGACCCCGGCTGCCGTCGCACGATGGGATTGAGCTATGGACGCCGCGCCGGCAAGGACGCAGTTCGAGTCAGCGGAGAGGGCATTTCGCTCCCACGAGCCTATAATCAAGCCGGCCCAAAACCCGCGACGAGGTCCATCGATGGCGAAAGTCCTCCTCAGACTGTCCGTCCTCTGCGGAGCCGCGGGCCTCGTGGTCGGCGCACTCGCCCTGATCTTCGGAGGGGACCGCGGCCTCGAATCCCTGCCGGTTCTCATCTCGCCGCTCGCTCTCCTGATCGTCGCCGGACTCGCCACGGCCGGCCTCCGCAAAGGCGCGTCATCCAAATGACGGCAAAACGGGACGACAGAACGCGACATTGAGACCCGAAGCGCGGGCCGGGCTGTCCACTCCCTGCCGAGAATGTCCCGACCACCGCCCCTCCCCGCGCTCGACGCTCCCCCCTCCCCACCTCTACCTTCCGCCTTCAGCCTTAAGTCTTCCGTCTCGCCGCTCATGCTCCTCACCGACCGAACCGTCCGACTCGTCACGCTGGGCTGCAAGGTCAACCAGTACGAGACGCAGCTCGTCAAAGAGGCGTTCGAACAGAACGGATTCCGCGAGGCCGCCGAGGCCGAACCGGCCGACGTCTGCGTCGTCAACACCTGCACCGTCACCTCGCAGGGGGACGCCGACTCCCGGCAGATCATCCGCCGCCTCGCCCGGGAAAACCCCGGGACGAAGACGATCGTCATGGGCTGCTACGCCACCCGCGCCCCGGAAGAAATCCGGGAGCTCCCGGGAGTCTTCGAGGTCGTCACCGACAAACGCGAACTCCCCGATGTCCTCTACCGGGAAGGGGTCCGCGACATCCCGTCCGGCATCAGCCGCTTCGACGGCCACCGCCGAGCCTATCTCAAGGTCCAGGACGGCTGCCTGCTCCGCTGCACATACTGCATCATCCCGCAGGTCCGCCCGCGGCTGACGAGCCGCCCCCCGGAACAGATCGAGGACGAAGTCCGCCGCCTGATCGACCGCGGCTACCAGGAAATCGTCATCAGCGGGATTCACGTCGGCCACTACGGCGTCGAGACGACGCGGGGAAAGTCCGGCCTTCCGCCGTTCCGCCTGTGGCACCTCCTGCGGCGACTCGACGCGATCCCCGGTGACTGGCGAATGCGGCTGTCGAGCATCGAGGCGAACGAAGTCGACGAGGACTTCTTTCGCGCCGCCGCCGACTGCGAACACCTCTGCCCGCAGTTCCACCCGGCCCTCCAGAGCGGTTCCGACGGAGTCCTGACCCGCATGCGACGGCGGTACCGCGTGGCGGCGTTCCTGAACAAGCTCAACCGGATTCGAGAGATCCTCCCGAACGTCGCCTACTCGACGGATGTCATTGTCGGATTCCCGGGAGAGACCGACGCCGAGTTCGAGGAGACGCTCGAAACGTGCCGCCAGGCCCGTTTCATGAAAATCCACGCCTTCCCGTTCAGCCCGCGGCGGGGTACGCCGGCCGCGACGTTGCCCGATCCGGTCCCGCCGAACGTGCGAAAGCAGCGGATGCAGACCCTGACGGATCTGGAAAAGCGACTCGCCCGGGATTACTATGAAGGGCAAGTCGGGCGCTCCGTAGAAGTGATGATTGAGCGAATCTTGCCAGGAGGGTGGGCATCGGGGACGGATCGAACGTACGCCCCCGTAACAATCCCGGGAACGCAAAGCGACCGGGGAACCCTTGTCCGGGGTACCGCTGTGGCGGTCCGTCCGGACGGGCTTGAGGCGATTCGATGATGGCAACCAATGCCGAGGGAAATGACGTGACGCCGGAAACGCTGCCGGGTTCTCTGGCTGGCGAACCGGTCAGGCGGGAGACGCTCGTCTCCGATTCCGGGACGTCCTACGTGACCCGGTTCATGGATATCGAGCAGCTCGGGGGGATCACGTTCGCGACGATCCGCCAGGCCCAGCTCTCCGAGGACGACAACCTCGAAGAATTCGGGCACGAACTGGGCCTGATGGTCGACAAGTTCCATCTCAAGCAGCTCATTCTGGATTTGAGCCGGGTCCAGTACATGACCAGCTCGGCCATCGGCCGGCTGATCGCGTTCCATCGCCGGATGAACCGGGAGAAGGGGATTCTGGTCCTCTGCCAGGTCCGGGGAACCGTGCGGGACATCCTGTCGGCAAGCCAGCTCCTGTCGTACTTCCGCGTTGCCGATTCGCGACAGCAGGCGGTGGAACTCATCGTTGCTTCGCTCTGATCGTTCGTTGGCAAACGAACCGGGGCGACACTGGAACGGGCTCTGCCTGCGGGCTTTGCGACGGCCGGTCGCCCTATCCGAAGCGGCCCCGTCCGACCTTCCGCCTTAAGCCTTCCGTCTTCCGCCTCTCCGGGCGAATCCGCTGTGGTGACACGCCCCGAAAACTCCGATACATTGCTGAGATCGAGTCTCAGTCAACTCGGGGCGCCCCATGATTTCGCGGACACCCGTCCTGCCGCTGGACCTTCTGCAACGCGACGAACAGGCGCGGATTGTCGACGTCGCCGGTCCCGCCGACTCCGTGCACCGGCTGGATGAGATGGGTGTCCGTCCCGGCGTCGTGATCCGTCTGATCCGCCCCGGAAGTCCGTGCATCCTGACGGTGGGAGAGACCCGCCTGAGTCTTCGGCCGGCCGAGGGGGCGTCCATTCTGGTGGAGCCGCT of Planctomyces sp. SH-PL14 contains these proteins:
- the mtaB gene encoding tRNA (N(6)-L-threonylcarbamoyladenosine(37)-C(2))-methylthiotransferase MtaB, translating into MSRPPPLPALDAPPSPPLPSAFSLKSSVSPLMLLTDRTVRLVTLGCKVNQYETQLVKEAFEQNGFREAAEAEPADVCVVNTCTVTSQGDADSRQIIRRLARENPGTKTIVMGCYATRAPEEIRELPGVFEVVTDKRELPDVLYREGVRDIPSGISRFDGHRRAYLKVQDGCLLRCTYCIIPQVRPRLTSRPPEQIEDEVRRLIDRGYQEIVISGIHVGHYGVETTRGKSGLPPFRLWHLLRRLDAIPGDWRMRLSSIEANEVDEDFFRAAADCEHLCPQFHPALQSGSDGVLTRMRRRYRVAAFLNKLNRIREILPNVAYSTDVIVGFPGETDAEFEETLETCRQARFMKIHAFPFSPRRGTPAATLPDPVPPNVRKQRMQTLTDLEKRLARDYYEGQVGRSVEVMIERILPGGWASGTDRTYAPVTIPGTQSDRGTLVRGTAVAVRPDGLEAIR
- a CDS encoding STAS domain-containing protein — protein: MMATNAEGNDVTPETLPGSLAGEPVRRETLVSDSGTSYVTRFMDIEQLGGITFATIRQAQLSEDDNLEEFGHELGLMVDKFHLKQLILDLSRVQYMTSSAIGRLIAFHRRMNREKGILVLCQVRGTVRDILSASQLLSYFRVADSRQQAVELIVASL
- a CDS encoding ferrous iron transport protein A is translated as MISRTPVLPLDLLQRDEQARIVDVAGPADSVHRLDEMGVRPGVVIRLIRPGSPCILTVGETRLSLRPAEGASILVEPLQG